The following proteins are co-located in the Molothrus ater isolate BHLD 08-10-18 breed brown headed cowbird chromosome 29, BPBGC_Mater_1.1, whole genome shotgun sequence genome:
- the LOC118696026 gene encoding scale keratin-like has product MSCYDLYPSAACGALRPQPLADSGNEPCVRQCPDSTTVIQPPAVVVTFPGPILSSFPQDSVVGSAGAPVLAASGASLGYGGLYGYGGYGSLGYGGLYGYGGYGSLGYGGLWGYGGLGSCGGYRGLYGSGRGFGSGYCSPYSSWYGRYGRGYWGSC; this is encoded by the coding sequence ATGTCCTGCTACGACCTGTACCCCTCGGCTGCCTGCGGCGCCCTccggccccagcccctggctgacAGCGGGAACGAGCCGTGCGTCCGCCAGTGCCCCGACTCCACCACCGTGATCCAGCCTCCCGCCGTGGTGGTCACCTTCCCCgggcccatcctcagctccttcccgcAGGATTCCGTGGTGGGATCTGCTGGAGCTCCCGTCCTTGCAGCCTCCGGGGCCTCCCTGGGCTATGGGGGTCTCTATGGATATGGGGGTTACGGATCCCTGGGCTACGGGGGTCTCTATGGATATGGGGGTTATGGATCCCTGGGCTACGGGGGCCTGTGGGGCTATGGGGGTCTGGGGTCCTGTGGGGGCTACCGGGGCCTGTATGGCTCTGGCAGAGGCTTTGGCTCCGGCTATTGCAGCCCCTACTCCTCCTGGTACGGCCGCTACGGCCGCGGCTACTGGGGCTCCTGCTAA
- the LOC118696028 gene encoding scale keratin-like yields the protein MSCYDLCSMGGCVLRPQPLADSGNEPCVRQCPDSTTVIQPPAVVVTFPGPILSSFPQDSVVGSAGAPVLAASGASLGSGGFGSLGYGGYGSLGYGGLWGYGGSSLGYGGLGSCGGSSLGYRGLYGFGRSFGSCGPWSSRFGRYRRSSCGSC from the exons ATGTCCTGCTACGACCTGTGCTCCATGGGTGGCT GCGTCCTccggccccagcccctggctgacAGCGGGAACGAGCCGTGCGTCCGCCAGTGCCCCGACTCCACCACCGTGATCCAGCCTCCCGCCGTGGTGGTCACCTTCCCCgggcccatcctcagctccttcccgcAGGATTCCGTGGTGGGATCTGCTGGAGCTCCCGTCCTTGCAGCCTCCGgggcctccctgggcagtggggGATTTGGCTCCCTGGGCTACGGGGGTTACGGATCCCTGGGCTACGGGGGCCTGTGGGGCTATGggggctcctccctgggctATGGGGGTCTGGGGTCCTGTGGGGGCTCCTCCCTGGGTTACCGGGGTCTGTATGGTTTTGGGAGATCCTTTGGCTCCTGCGGCCCTTGGTCCTCCCGCTTCGGCCGCTACCGCcgcagcagctgtggctcctgctAA
- the LOC118696029 gene encoding scale keratin-like, whose translation MSCYDLCSMGGCVLRPQPLADSGNEPCVRQCPDSTTVIQPPAVVVTFPGPILSSFPQDSVVGSAGAPVLAASGASLGSGGFGSLGYGGYGSLGYGGLWGYGGSSLGYGGLGSCGGSSLGYRGLYGFGRSFGSCGPWSSRFGRYRRGSCGSC comes from the exons ATGTCCTGCTACGACCTGTGCTCCATGGGTGGCT GCGTGCTccggccccagcccctggctgacAGCGGGAACGAGCCGTGCGTCCGCCAGTGCCCCGACTCCACCACCGTGATCCAGCCTCCCGCCGTGGTGGTCACCTTCCCCgggcccatcctcagctccttcccgcAGGATTCCGTGGTGGGATCTGCTGGAGCTCCCGTCCTTGCAGCCTCCGgggcctccctgggcagtggggGATTTGGCTCCCTGGGCTATGGGGGTTACGGATCCCTGGGCTACGGGGGCCTGTGGGGCTATGggggctcctccctgggctATGGGGGTCTGGGGTCCTGTGGGGGCTCCTCCCTGGGTTACCGGGGTCTGTATGGTTTTGGGAGATCCTTTGGCTCCTGCGGCCCTTGGTCCTCCCGCTTCGGCCGCTACCGCCGCggcagctgtggctcctgctAA
- the LOC118695867 gene encoding LOW QUALITY PROTEIN: scale keratin-like (The sequence of the model RefSeq protein was modified relative to this genomic sequence to represent the inferred CDS: deleted 2 bases in 1 codon) has product MEGICASQHSPAEPDRILMELELSNAGAAIKALPGPDCTKQCPGHLLLLGNKAALSCRAPSHPTKMSCYDLCPPRSSTELCPPRTSVAVPQPIAESCNELCARQCPDSSAFIQPPPVVVTFPGPILSSFPQQAVVGSSGAPAFGGSLGLGGLYGAGATQASGGLCTFGRAYAAPACSPCALPRYSKKLWDTCGPC; this is encoded by the exons ATGGAGGGCATCTGTGcatcacagcacagcccagcagaaccAGACCGCATCCTCATGGA gctggagctgagcaatgCCGGGGCTGCTATAAAAGCCCTGCCGGGGCCAGACTGCACCAAGCAGTGCCCTGGCCACCTTCTCCTGCTCGGGAACAA ggctgccCTCTCTTGCAGAGCACCCTCGCATCCCACT AAGATGTCCTGCTACGACCTGTGcccacccaggagcagcacggagctgtgcccacccaggACCAGcgtggctgtgccccagcccatcGCTGAGAGCTGCAACGAGCTGTGCGCCCGCCAGTGCCCCGACTCCTCTGCCTTCATCCAGCCCCCGCCCGTGGTGGTCACCTTCCCCggccccatcctcagctccttcccccagcaggcCGTGGTGGGCTCCTCCGGAGCACCGGCCTTTGgcggctccctggggctgggcggCCTCTACGGCGCCGGCGCCACCCAGGCCTCGGGGGGCCTCTGCACCTTTGGCAGAGCCTACGCTGCTCCCGCCTGCAGCCCTTGCGCCCTGCCCCGCTACAGCAAGAAGCTCTGGGACACCTGCGGGCCCTGCTAG
- the LOC118695868 gene encoding LOW QUALITY PROTEIN: scale keratin-like (The sequence of the model RefSeq protein was modified relative to this genomic sequence to represent the inferred CDS: deleted 2 bases in 1 codon) gives MAALSCRAPSHPTKMSCYDLCPPRSSAELCPPRTSVAVPQPIAESCNELCARQCPDSSAFIQPPPVVVTFPGPILSSFPQQAVVGSSGAPAFGGSLGLGGLYGAGATQASGGLCTFGRAYAAPACSPCALPRYSKKLWNTCGPC, from the exons atggctgccCTCTCTTGCAGAGCACCCTCGCATCCCACT AAGATGTCCTGCTACGACCTGTGCCCACCCAGGAGCAGCGCggagctgtgcccacccaggACCAGcgtggctgtgccccagcccatcGCTGAGAGCTGCAACGAGCTGTGCGCCCGCCAGTGCCCCGACTCCTCTGCCTTCATCCAGCCCCCGCCCGTGGTGGTCACCTTCCCCggccccatcctcagctccttcccccagcaggcCGTGGTGGGCTCCTCCGGAGCACCGGCCTTTGgcggctccctggggctgggcggCCTCTACGGCGCCGGCGCCACCCAGGCCTCGGGGGGCCTCTGCACCTTTGGCAGAGCCTACGCTGCTCCCGCCTGCAGCCCTTGCGCCCTGCCCCGCTACAGCAAGAAGCTCTGGAACACCTGCGGGCCCTGCTAG